One genomic region from Sphingobacterium sp. UGAL515B_05 encodes:
- a CDS encoding rhamnogalacturonan acetylesterase produces the protein MKLKLLPWAVVLFAVISMSFLEKQHKPTLFIIGDSTVKNGQGNGANGQWGWGSLIGQYFKLDKINVKNRALGGTSTRTFYNNPKLWQRVLDSIQPGDFVLMQFGHNDSSPIVDTLRARGTIKGNGDDYQEVYNPLLKQHEVVYSYGFYLRRFVKNIQDKGATAIICSPIPRNAWEGNQVRKSDYATWAKEAAQQANAFFIPLQDQVIAQYETLGKKKVETEFFDPKDATHTIKAGALLNAKLVAEQLKAQTKIGLKKFM, from the coding sequence ATGAAATTGAAATTGTTGCCTTGGGCTGTGGTCCTTTTCGCTGTAATCAGTATGTCTTTTTTGGAAAAACAGCATAAACCGACCTTATTTATTATTGGTGATTCCACCGTAAAAAACGGACAGGGAAATGGGGCCAATGGACAGTGGGGCTGGGGAAGTTTGATCGGTCAGTATTTTAAATTAGATAAGATCAATGTCAAGAATCGTGCTTTGGGGGGAACAAGTACCCGGACATTTTATAACAATCCAAAGCTTTGGCAGAGGGTACTGGATAGCATACAGCCGGGCGATTTTGTCCTTATGCAATTTGGACATAATGATTCAAGTCCTATTGTGGATACGTTACGTGCTCGTGGAACGATAAAAGGAAATGGCGACGATTACCAAGAAGTGTATAATCCATTGCTGAAGCAACATGAAGTTGTCTATAGTTATGGTTTTTACTTACGTCGATTTGTGAAAAATATTCAAGATAAAGGAGCCACAGCAATTATTTGTTCACCTATTCCGCGCAATGCCTGGGAAGGAAACCAAGTGCGTAAATCGGATTATGCAACATGGGCAAAAGAAGCTGCACAACAGGCTAATGCGTTTTTTATCCCCTTGCAGGATCAAGTGATAGCCCAGTATGAAACATTGGGGAAAAAGAAAGTAGAAACAGAATTTTTTGATCCTAAAGATGCGACCCATACAATTAAAGCAGGTGCTTTGCTAAATGCTAAACTCGTTGCTGAACAATTGAAAGCACAAACCAAAATCGGACTAAAGAAATTTATGTAG
- a CDS encoding arylsulfatase — MIKSTFPLAIFFLLTVFIVRAQQRPNIVLILADDMGYADLGCFGSEIQTPHLDKMAKEGIKMTNFYNASRCCPSRASLLTGLYPHQAGVGDMMNKRPFPAYQGYLNRNSVTLAELLKSAGYGTYMAGKWHVGQEKENWPRQRGFQRYYGLIDGANSYFENRPYRPKQKLTIALDNETIVPPKDYYSSDAYTDYAMAFIGEHLETKKEDPFFLYLAFQAPHWPIHAKPQDIAKYRGKYMEGWEAIREKRFQKQQQLGIVPPTTKLSPMDTTLRNWNDCSWEEKVKWDEKMAVYAAMVDELDQNVGRLVDYLQSKGQLDNTVFIFLSDNGASNETITNAGFTAEIRAANEFPASHPRSFTAYGIEGAAVSNTPFKKFKHWEFEGGNATSFIAYGPKFLPQGKQFDRPAHLIDIMPTLAQWSGANYPENYAGNTIKPMEGASLLPLWNEQQKDMDREICFEHEGNKAVRKGKWKLVSSYPENRWYLYDIEKDRSETVDLSASFPKIYREMVQIYENWAKRVGVIPYEQLAQKPS; from the coding sequence ATGATAAAATCTACCTTTCCGCTGGCGATCTTCTTTCTGCTCACAGTATTTATAGTCCGTGCACAGCAACGGCCCAATATTGTGTTGATTCTGGCCGATGACATGGGCTATGCTGATTTAGGTTGTTTTGGTTCCGAAATTCAGACCCCACATTTGGATAAAATGGCAAAGGAAGGTATTAAGATGACTAACTTTTATAATGCTTCGCGTTGTTGTCCATCACGTGCTTCTCTATTGACCGGATTGTATCCGCATCAGGCAGGTGTGGGTGATATGATGAACAAGCGTCCTTTTCCTGCCTATCAGGGCTATTTAAATCGAAACTCGGTCACATTGGCCGAACTATTGAAAAGCGCAGGTTATGGAACTTATATGGCTGGGAAATGGCATGTTGGACAGGAAAAAGAAAATTGGCCTCGGCAGCGTGGATTTCAGCGCTACTATGGGCTAATTGATGGAGCAAACAGCTACTTTGAAAACCGGCCTTATCGTCCCAAACAAAAATTGACGATAGCTTTGGACAATGAGACGATCGTTCCGCCAAAAGATTACTATAGCTCGGATGCCTATACGGATTATGCGATGGCTTTCATTGGCGAGCATTTGGAAACGAAAAAAGAGGATCCTTTTTTTCTATACCTCGCTTTTCAGGCGCCCCACTGGCCTATACATGCCAAACCGCAGGATATTGCAAAGTATCGGGGTAAATATATGGAAGGCTGGGAGGCTATCCGTGAAAAGCGTTTTCAAAAACAGCAGCAGTTAGGGATAGTGCCACCAACGACCAAATTGTCTCCAATGGATACCACCTTGCGAAATTGGAATGATTGCAGCTGGGAAGAAAAAGTAAAATGGGATGAAAAGATGGCTGTCTACGCGGCGATGGTAGACGAATTGGATCAGAATGTTGGCCGACTGGTTGATTATCTCCAATCAAAAGGGCAATTGGACAACACTGTTTTTATTTTTCTCTCTGATAACGGGGCGAGCAATGAGACCATAACCAATGCGGGATTTACAGCAGAAATTAGAGCTGCGAATGAATTTCCTGCTAGTCATCCACGTTCTTTTACAGCTTATGGAATTGAAGGCGCTGCAGTGAGCAATACGCCTTTCAAAAAGTTCAAGCATTGGGAGTTTGAGGGTGGCAATGCAACCAGTTTTATCGCTTATGGGCCCAAGTTTCTGCCGCAAGGAAAACAGTTTGATAGGCCAGCCCATTTGATCGATATCATGCCAACCTTAGCACAATGGTCGGGAGCAAACTATCCTGAAAATTATGCCGGTAATACGATTAAACCGATGGAAGGGGCCTCCTTGCTTCCGCTATGGAATGAGCAACAGAAGGATATGGATCGGGAAATTTGTTTTGAGCACGAGGGTAACAAAGCTGTGCGCAAAGGTAAATGGAAATTGGTCTCTTCCTATCCTGAAAATAGGTGGTATTTATATGATATAGAAAAAGATAGAAGTGAAACAGTAGACTTATCAGCCTCTTTTCCGAAAATATACCGAGAAATGGTTCAGATCTATGAAAACTGGGCGAAAAGGGTTGGTGTGATACCCTACGAGCAGCTCGCTCAAAAACCTTCATGA
- a CDS encoding glycoside hydrolase family 88 protein produces MKIFNTYTATLMIAFFLSACSSTKKVVEQRQELTAVDVLRSLQLTNRYFMNKWTDTGKPIYTNRWRPSNIWTRAVYYEGLMALYQIDKNNEYYNYAVDWGNKHDWGMRNGLETRNADDQACGQTYLDLYEIEAKPERIQKIKANIDYIIKSGKVDDWTWIDAIQMAMPIYAKLGVMTKDQTYFDYMYKMYHHSKTQEGGGLYNKADKLWWRDKDFVPPYKEPNGEDCYWSRGNGWVVAALVRVLDLIPENEAHRAEYMSDYKAMMEALVPIQRPDGFWNVSLHDPTNFGGRETSGTALFAYGMAWGINNGFLDAKIYRPVVEKAWKAMTAEAVHPSGFLGYLQGTGKEPKDGQPVSFSSQPDFEDYGLGCFLLGGTEVYKMLSR; encoded by the coding sequence ATGAAAATATTTAATACTTATACGGCCACTTTGATGATTGCGTTTTTCCTTTCAGCATGTTCATCGACGAAGAAGGTTGTCGAACAGAGGCAGGAATTAACCGCTGTAGATGTACTCCGATCGTTGCAGCTGACCAATCGTTATTTCATGAACAAATGGACAGACACCGGTAAACCGATCTATACCAACCGTTGGCGGCCGAGCAATATCTGGACCCGGGCCGTTTATTACGAAGGGCTCATGGCACTTTATCAGATTGATAAAAACAACGAATACTACAATTATGCTGTGGATTGGGGAAATAAACATGACTGGGGTATGCGCAACGGTTTGGAAACTCGAAATGCCGATGACCAAGCTTGTGGGCAGACCTATCTGGATCTCTATGAGATTGAAGCAAAGCCTGAGCGTATCCAAAAGATTAAAGCCAATATAGATTACATTATCAAATCTGGAAAAGTAGACGATTGGACCTGGATTGATGCCATACAAATGGCCATGCCAATTTATGCTAAATTGGGAGTAATGACCAAGGATCAAACTTACTTTGATTACATGTATAAAATGTATCATCATTCAAAAACACAGGAAGGTGGAGGCCTGTATAACAAGGCCGATAAACTTTGGTGGCGCGATAAAGATTTTGTTCCTCCCTACAAGGAGCCGAATGGTGAGGATTGCTATTGGTCACGTGGCAATGGATGGGTTGTGGCAGCTTTGGTCAGGGTACTTGATTTAATTCCGGAGAACGAAGCACATCGTGCCGAGTACATGTCGGATTATAAAGCTATGATGGAAGCGCTTGTTCCTATTCAAAGACCGGATGGATTTTGGAATGTCAGTCTACACGATCCGACTAATTTTGGCGGACGTGAAACTTCAGGCACAGCATTATTTGCCTATGGTATGGCCTGGGGTATCAATAATGGTTTCCTGGATGCTAAAATATATCGCCCTGTTGTAGAAAAGGCATGGAAAGCAATGACAGCAGAAGCGGTACACCCTTCTGGTTTTTTGGGCTATTTGCAAGGAACAGGGAAAGAACCTAAGGATGGTCAGCCCGTCAGTTTTTCAAGTCAACCGGATTTTGAAGATTACGGTTTGGGTTGTTTCTTATTAGGAGGAACAGAAGTCTATAAAATGTTGTCAAGATAA
- a CDS encoding glycoside hydrolase family 2 protein — protein MKRSLFIFCCLLLSFGTYAQAGRTTFSFNADWRYHIGDVSDASAVSFDDRAWKQVALPQAWNEDEAFAKAIHDLSTTIVWYRKKFSIPKGITSDKVFLEFEGIRFGGEFYLNGKFIGRHENGVMAAGLDISDLIDRDHENILAIRIDNSWSYREKATNSTYQWNDKNFNANYGGIPKNVWIHFTSKIYQTLPLYSNLKTTGVYVYAKNINIPEKTMDLFVSSEVKNETLQSRLVNFVAEVHNAEGKLVKTFSKKFNLPANQTQQLTMNSTMNQVNFWSWGYGYLYTVTTKIVQDNKTIDAVKTKTGFRKTAFKDGMVYLNDQVLMMKGYAQRTSNEWPAVGLSVAPWLSDFSNGLMVKSNANLVRWMHVTPWKQDVESCDRVGLMQMLPAGDAEKDVQGRRWEQRTELMRDAIIYYRNNPSVLFYECGNESISEEHMAEMKTIRDQYDPAGGRAIGSREMLDSKLAEYGGEMLYINKSARHPMIATEYMRDEALRKYWDELSYPFHKDGEGPLYKGVDASDYNRNQDTYVVEAVHRWWEYWKMRPGTGDRVNSGGVNIIFSDSNTHFRGKENYRRSGEVDAMRIPKDAYFAHQVMWDGWIAPDPKGLYLVGHWNYAPGTKKDVLVVSAADRVELAVNGKVQKEAEKLYDFLYRFPSVDFEAGVLTAKSFTKDGKLLNKKELKTTGEPYKIRLTAQHGKNGLFADGNDMVLAEVEVLDKNGLRCPLASNTIDFKLDGPMDWRGGIAQGPDNYILATSLPVEAGVNRVLLRTKYNKSGRVMLKATSSGLLSDSTVWTVQPLKTMADYFVKESNENLPSFLARGPSPANPTLVQLKKSLKIRAVAAGANQEKASHSYDDNELSDWVNDGQLGTAWITYTLQEKSDIDEVDLKLNNFRSRSYPLQIFVDEKLVFDGNTDVTLGYCTLSFPRIRGEKITIKLKNAPFTTRENNQVEMGGKKLDDGVARNDVNAKGTLSIIEADIHQVVVN, from the coding sequence ATGAAAAGGTCTCTGTTTATTTTTTGTTGCCTACTGCTTTCATTCGGTACATATGCTCAGGCGGGGAGGACTACTTTTAGTTTCAACGCTGACTGGCGTTACCATATTGGCGATGTAAGCGATGCTTCTGCTGTTAGCTTCGATGATCGGGCATGGAAGCAGGTTGCCTTGCCTCAAGCCTGGAATGAAGATGAAGCTTTCGCAAAAGCGATACATGACCTTTCGACAACTATTGTTTGGTATCGAAAAAAGTTTAGTATTCCCAAGGGAATTACTTCCGATAAGGTCTTTTTGGAATTTGAAGGGATTCGCTTTGGCGGAGAATTTTATCTCAATGGAAAATTTATTGGTCGTCATGAAAATGGCGTTATGGCAGCAGGACTTGATATTTCGGACCTGATTGATCGCGATCACGAAAATATCTTGGCCATACGTATAGACAATAGTTGGAGCTATCGTGAAAAGGCAACAAATAGCACGTATCAATGGAACGATAAAAACTTTAATGCAAACTATGGTGGAATTCCAAAAAATGTATGGATCCACTTTACTTCCAAAATTTATCAGACTTTACCATTGTATTCCAATTTGAAGACTACAGGTGTTTATGTGTATGCGAAAAACATAAATATCCCTGAAAAGACAATGGATCTTTTTGTTTCTTCGGAGGTAAAGAATGAAACCCTGCAATCGCGTCTGGTCAACTTTGTTGCCGAAGTACATAATGCCGAAGGAAAATTAGTGAAAACATTTTCAAAAAAGTTCAATCTTCCTGCCAATCAAACACAACAATTGACCATGAACTCAACGATGAATCAGGTTAATTTTTGGAGCTGGGGTTATGGCTATCTCTATACGGTTACGACAAAAATTGTACAGGACAACAAAACTATAGACGCTGTAAAGACGAAAACAGGATTTCGAAAAACGGCTTTTAAAGATGGCATGGTCTATCTGAATGATCAGGTTTTGATGATGAAGGGCTATGCACAGCGTACAAGTAATGAATGGCCTGCTGTTGGTTTGTCTGTAGCCCCTTGGTTAAGTGATTTTAGCAATGGACTCATGGTCAAGAGCAATGCCAATTTGGTTCGTTGGATGCACGTAACACCTTGGAAACAGGATGTTGAATCCTGCGACCGCGTGGGACTGATGCAAATGCTACCCGCAGGAGATGCCGAAAAAGATGTCCAAGGTAGACGTTGGGAACAGCGCACGGAGCTTATGCGTGATGCAATTATTTATTATCGGAATAACCCAAGTGTCTTGTTTTATGAATGTGGAAACGAATCGATTTCGGAGGAACATATGGCCGAAATGAAGACCATTCGTGATCAATACGATCCAGCTGGCGGACGGGCAATTGGCTCACGTGAAATGCTGGATAGTAAGTTAGCTGAGTATGGGGGTGAAATGTTGTATATCAATAAAAGTGCGCGTCATCCCATGATCGCAACCGAATATATGCGAGATGAGGCCTTACGTAAATATTGGGACGAATTGAGTTATCCTTTTCATAAGGATGGTGAAGGCCCGCTTTATAAAGGTGTAGATGCCAGTGATTATAACAGGAATCAAGATACTTATGTTGTTGAAGCGGTACACCGTTGGTGGGAATATTGGAAGATGCGTCCGGGCACTGGTGACCGCGTAAATTCGGGCGGTGTCAATATTATTTTCTCGGATTCCAATACCCATTTTAGGGGAAAAGAGAATTACAGAAGAAGTGGCGAAGTAGACGCCATGCGTATTCCCAAAGATGCTTACTTTGCCCACCAGGTGATGTGGGATGGCTGGATCGCTCCTGATCCAAAAGGCTTGTACCTTGTAGGGCACTGGAACTATGCGCCCGGAACGAAAAAAGATGTATTGGTCGTTTCGGCCGCTGACCGGGTCGAATTAGCTGTGAACGGAAAAGTACAGAAAGAAGCGGAAAAGCTATACGACTTCCTATACCGATTTCCATCCGTTGATTTTGAGGCCGGCGTATTGACGGCAAAATCATTCACAAAAGATGGAAAGTTGTTAAATAAGAAAGAACTAAAAACAACAGGTGAGCCTTACAAAATCCGTTTGACGGCGCAACATGGTAAAAATGGCTTATTTGCTGATGGTAACGATATGGTATTGGCAGAAGTCGAAGTGCTTGACAAAAACGGATTACGTTGCCCATTGGCTTCTAATACGATTGACTTTAAGTTGGATGGACCGATGGATTGGCGCGGGGGTATCGCCCAGGGGCCTGATAACTATATTTTAGCTACCTCACTTCCTGTGGAGGCTGGTGTAAATCGTGTATTGCTTCGCACAAAGTACAATAAATCGGGGCGTGTGATGTTGAAGGCGACATCAAGTGGTCTGCTGTCAGATTCAACCGTCTGGACGGTGCAACCGCTCAAAACCATGGCGGATTATTTCGTCAAGGAATCCAATGAAAATTTGCCTTCATTTTTAGCGCGTGGACCAAGTCCTGCGAACCCCACCTTGGTGCAGCTGAAAAAAAGTCTCAAAATCCGTGCAGTTGCTGCTGGCGCCAATCAAGAGAAAGCATCACACTCTTACGACGACAATGAACTGTCGGATTGGGTCAATGACGGACAACTAGGTACCGCCTGGATTACATATACTTTGCAGGAAAAATCCGATATCGATGAAGTTGACCTGAAACTGAATAATTTTAGATCAAGATCTTATCCATTGCAGATTTTTGTGGACGAAAAACTTGTTTTCGACGGCAATACCGATGTGACATTAGGCTATTGTACCTTGTCATTTCCGCGTATAAGGGGTGAAAAAATAACAATAAAACTTAAAAATGCACCTTTTACCACGAGGGAAAACAATCAGGTTGAAATGGGGGGCAAGAAACTTGATGATGGTGTGGCCCGTAATGACGTGAATGCCAAAGGCACCTTGAGCATTATCGAAGCTGACATACATCAGGTAGTGGTCAATTAA